A region of the Muricauda sp. MAR_2010_75 genome:
CAATTATTAGAAAATCCAAATTTGATGAGGTGAAAAAAGCCCTCCATCAAATTGAGGTTAACTTCTTCAGTTACTGGGATGTAACGGGAGTTGGAAATGAGAAACAAGGACATGTGTATCGTGGTATTTCCTATAGTACCAGTGATATACAGCGGAGGTATTTGGTTATCGTGGTATCCGATGACTTTCTGGACAAGACCGTGAACGTATTATTGGACACAGCAGGCACAGGAAATGTGGGAGATGGGAAAATTTTCGTCTCAGATGTGATTCAGGCGTACAGAATCAGGACCAAGGAAAGCGGTAGTGCTGGAATCAATTAAAAGTATAACCAAAAACTCTAAAAACTTAGATTATGATTTTACAAGAACAAGAAGCAATAGATAAAGCCGTAGAAGCCATCACTGGCGATATGGGCGCATTGTGGATATTGATCGCGGGCATTTTGGTCTTCTTTATGCAAGCAGGATTCACGTTGGTGGAAGTAGGTTTTACCCGTAGCAAGAACTCGGGTAACATTATTATGAAAAACCTAATGGATTTGGCCGTTGGTTCGGTCATGTTCTGGGCCGTTGGTTATGGTATCATGTACGGTAGCGGACTTGTTGGCGGAGGATTTTTTAGAACCAGTCCCGCAGAGCAGGGCTATTTCTTTTTCAGTGCAACAGACTGGTACAACCTGTTCTTCCAGACCGTGTTCTGCGCAACCGCAGCTACCATTGTATCTGGAGCAATCGCCGGTAGAACCAAATTTTCTACCTATTTGATTTTCTCCGCTTTGATGACCACCCTTATCTACCCTATTTCTGGTAGCTGGTACTGGCCATTTGACGATGATGCTTGGTTGAACACCGCTGGTTTCATCGATTTTGCAGGTTCATCCGTAGTTCACGCCGTTGGTGGTGGTGCCGCTTTGGTTGCCGCTATTTTGGTAGGGCCACGAATTGGAAAATACGTGGATGGAAAACCACAAGCAATTCCAGGTCACAATATGACCTTTGGTGCCCTTGGGGTATTCATCCTTTGGTTGGGATGGTTCGGATTCAACGGAGGTTCCCAATTGGCTTGGGGAGGTGATGACACCATTGCCGCTTCCAGCGTAATCATTAACACAAATTTAGCTGCGGCCATTGGTGCCATTGGCGCAATGTTCTTTACATGGGCCAAATATGGTAGAGCCGATATTTCCATGACCTTGAACGGTGCTTTGGCCGGATTGGTAGGTATTACCGCCGGATGTGGTGCTGTAAACGCATGGGGGGCCTTGGCCATAGGATTGATTTGTGGTATTGTGGTGGTATTGTCCATCGAGTTCATCGACAAAAAATTGAAGATTGATGATCCCGTTGGTGCTATTTCAGTACACGGAACCTGTGGTTTCCTAGGAACTGCCCTAATCGGATTCTTCGCCTTGGATGGTGGATTGTTCTACGGAGGTGGTGCCAAACTACTATGGGTACAAACTTATGGTTCTTTGAGCTATATCCTTTGGGCTGCGTTGGCAACCTTCATTGTACTGTTCATCTTAAAGAAAACCATTGGACTTCGTGTTTCTGAGAAAGAAGAAGTTGAAGGGTTGGATATCCATGAACATGGTATTGAAGCCTATCCTGAGCACATTTCACAGGACAAATAAAATTCAAAAACACAACTCATATAAAAGGAAACGGAGCGTTCTGCCAAACGCTCCGTTGAATAACCTTTTCAAACACAACTCACAATTTTAAACAACTCTGTCCTCAAAACAAGGACAACTTAAAATGATTATGATATGAAAACGATTATAAATACAAATTTCGTAAAAAAATTAGCTTTCGCCGCATTGGCATTGATTTCAGTAAGTGCTTTTGCCCAGGAAGAGGAAGAATCACCAAAATTTAGTTTCAGTGGTTCCGTAGATGCCTATTATAGAAGCAACTTAACAGCTCCTAATGGTGAAGAAGCCATTGCTCCTGGTTCTTCTTTTGCAAACTTGGATGGTTTTGCCTTGGGTATGGCCAACGTTATTGCTGCTTACGAAGGTGAAAAAGTTGGTTTTGTAGCTGATTTGGTCTTCGGTCCAAGAGGTACAGACGCCATTTTTGCTTCTCCAATGTATTCTGCAACTGGCGACATCGTTAACCAATTGTATGTATACTGGAATGTAAGTGATGCCGTAACCTTGACCTTCGGTAACTTCAACACCTTCTTGGGATATGAAGTTATCTCTCCAGTGGCCAACTTTAACTATAGTACTTCTTATCTATTCTCTTACGGACCTTTTAGCCATACAGGTTTGAAAGCTGATTTTGACTTGGGAAGCGACTGGTCTGCCATGCTGGCTGTAATGAACCCAACCGATTTGACCGAGTTGAACGGTACTGGTGATTATGCTGTAGGTGCACAGTTGGGATACTCAGGACAATTCTTGAACTTCTTGTATAGCCAAGGTGGGTTTGAAGTAGATTATACTGGCGGATTTGATTTATCAGAAGATTTCTTCTTGGGAATCAATGCTGCACACTTTAGTGCTGAAGATGACGGCGGTTCCTTTACTGGAGTTGCTCTTTATCCTCAATTGGCCACGTCCGAAACCTTTACCATTGGTCTTCGAGGTGAGTACTTTATGACTGGAGATTTCTTTGGAGATGCTGCCAGTATTGGGTCCGATGCTGACGGAGATGCAAGCGTTCTCGCACTCACCTTGACCGGTAGTGCCACCATTGGTGATTTGATTCTAAAACCTGAAATAAGATTGGATAGCTCTTCTGAAGATGCGTTCATTGATAATGATAGAATGCCAACTGGAAGTTTGGCCTCTGTATTGTTTGCTGCTATCTACTCTTTCTAGGCCCAAGAAATTTAATTTTTAATGCTAATAGAAAGCCTTACTCCCTCGGGATTAAGGCTTTTTTAGTCTTTCAAAAAGTTTTTCACTCCTGCTCTCACATTAGTTCTCAAATAATTTTGCCTTGGCACTAGAGGGCAGGAGTACTTTTTATTATATACACAGTACGGATTATACGCCTTGTTAAAATCAATGACCAACGTATCGTCTTCAGGAATGTTCAAATCTATATAGCGCCCGCCGCCATAGGTTTCATTTCCGTTGGTATCGTCCAAAAAAGGCAAAAATAAATAGTCTTCGTATCCTTCCTGATCCAACAAACCCAAACTTTGATACACTTCCAATTGGTGTTCTTCTCCATTTAATGTAAAATGGGCTATACCATAGACCACCTCTTCTGTTTTCCTATCAGTGGTAGTAGGATTTAAAAAGGGTACGGCATCAGGAGTACGCACAAACTTGGCCTTGACCACATAGGATGTGTCCGGTTCAAAAAAATCCAATGTCTCAAATTCCTTTCGGTATCTATCGGGTAACGGCGAGGTCTCAGGATCCTTAAAACTCTCGTTCAGTTCCTGTTGAAAATCCAAAATATCGGCCACCAAGGGTGATTGGGGCTGTTCTACTGTTGTCTCATCATGGTATTTTTTACCTCTTCCGCAGGAAAGTATCAACAAAACAAAGACCAAAACTGGATATTTCATAGGTGTAATTTTACAGCAAAAGTAGCAGAAATCATTCTTAATGCTACCTTAGTGTTATTATGATGAAAAACTTACTCCTATCGTGTATAATCATCTTTCTATCTGCATGTTCAGAAAAGAAAGCATCCGAAGACAACCAAAAAACCATAGAACGAAGGTTGCCAGCAATACACCCCAACCGATACAACACGGCCTTTTTGATCATGGACGGAGTATACAATACCGAGTTCACCGCTCCTTTTGATATTTTTCAGCATACCCAATACCGCGAAGGCATCAAGGCTATGAACACGTTCTCGGTGGCCAATACTCTGGAGCCAATTACCTCATTTGAAGGTATCCGAATCCTCCCGGATTTTGATTACACCCAAGACTCTATCCCCAAAATTGATATTTTGGTCGTACCCAGCGCCGAACACCACTTGAATACGGATTTAAAGGACACGGTTATGCTGAATTTTGTAAAAAAAGTGGCCAAGGACGCCCTTTTTGTCACTTCACATTGTGATGGCGCCTTTGTTTTGGCCAAAGCCAGACTGTTGGATGAAGTGGCCTCCACCACTTTCCCTAGTGATGTCCCAACCTATAAAGAGATGTTTCCCCAACTAAGCGTTAAAGACAGTGTTCTTTTTGTCCATGACGGGAAGTTTATTACCTCCGCTGGAGGGGCTAAAAGTTTTGAAGCCGCTCTTTATCTCTGTGAATACTTATATGGAACGGAGATTGCCCAGTCCATCGCAGGCGGATTGGTCATTGATTGGAATCTGGAAGATGTTCCCAAGTTTATTGCTCAATAATGTCGTAACGCGCATCTTTCAAATACTTTTCCACCATTTTGTTGAATTCCGGAGTAATTCGCAGTAGTGCGGTATCTTCCAGACTATATAACTTGTCCTTATCCTTAAAGCCATTTTTAAAGGCTTCCTCTAGATAAAACAAAGCCGTTCCAAAATCTTCGTTCTTGGCGCTAAGCGAAATGGTCTTCAAGTAAAACTCAAAGTTTTCCGGTTCTAAAATAGTTTTGAGCATATACAAAAAGGCCAAAGCATCCTCGTCAATTACCTGTCCTGACCGTACGAGCTCAATATTATCTTCAGCAAGAGCATTTAAAAATCCGATCAAGCGATGCCCCATTTCCTGTTCATGGATATTGGATCCATTGATAAACTTATCCAGCTCGGTCATCTGGTAATTCCACCAGCCCAAATTCTTGAAATTGTGCGCAAACATATCTTCTTCCATATCATATTGATAATTCTCTTTGAGCAATATCTCTTTTGAAATGGCCGCATTTTCAGCGCGACGCATGGCCCTAAACTGCTTGTCCCGACGCAATTCTTTTTGAACTTCCCGCAGGGAATCCAGGTTTTTATGGGCACCGTACATAGACATCATTTCTCCCATGTACTGCTCCGCCCAAATTAATTGGCCCGAATTTTTCAAAAGATTCACCTTGGCCACATCTTCATCATATGCGTTTTCCACATACAAGGAGTCCTTCGGAATTAAATTTCTCCCCATGGCGGCCAGGGTAAACAGCTGCAGTCCTTTTTGTAGATACGTCACCTCTGGCCATGCGCTCTTTGCATCGTGCAACAATACCTGATTTGGAAACTTATAGCGGTCCAGAATTTTCTCATCGTCCAACATGGTAGTGTAGTTGTAATCATTTTTGCTGACCATACCAATAAAGTGAAAAGGACGTCTCACATTCAATAAATCAGTATTGGTCAATGAAGCACCCATGGAAATGGCACCGTTCACCCCTCTGATAAAAATGGGAACCAGACCAGCAAAACGTCCCCCAGCGGAAGCACCTGCGGTATATATCCGTCCATTTTGAATGGGCAATAAATTCACGATTTCCTCCAACACATTGTTGGTCACAATCATATTATTGGTCAATGATACCGTGTCTTTCACCTTTGGTGCCGCCAAAATATAACCCTCCTTTTCCGCAGGGCCTACAAATATGGAAATTGCCTGTCTCTCCTTGCCTTCCATGTCAAAAACAAGGAGTAAAGGCCACTTTTTTTCGGTAGTGAAATCTCTGGGCAAATACAACGAATATGAACTTGGTATGGAATCTTGGACAGGGATGGAGTCCATGATCTCCCCTTTTTTAAGAACCATCTGTTGTGCCGAAGCAGAAGTTAAACAAACTAGGGAGAGCAAAAATAGTAGCTGTTTTTTTTTCATAATTCTATCATAGCAAAAATCTGGCCAAAACAAAACTGTGTTCCGGTCATATAAAGTTAATGGAATTTATTTTCCTTGCGTTCCACTTTTGATGGGGGCGTGGGCTACCACATTGGACAGCACAATATGGGTCCTGCATTCACCGTAGACGATAAGTTCATCGATAAACTTTTCCAAATGGGATTGATCGCGGAGCACTACCTCCATGATAATATTTTCATTCCCTGTGATTCGGTAACAATTCACCACTTCCTGAAGGGATTTCACCTTGTCCAAAAAAGGTTTGAGTTTCCCCATAAAGGCCCGTAGCATAATAATCGCCTTAAACTGGTGACCAGCCTTCACATAGGAAATTTTGGCACCATAACCCTCTATGATTCCCAAGTCCTCCATCTTCTTTACACGCTCTGCTACGGCAGGTGGTGTAAGACCCACTTCACGACCAATATGGGAAAAGGATTCCCTTGCATTTTTCTGTAAGTGATCTAAAATTTGCCAATTAAGTGCATCTATCTTCATATCTAAAGAAATTAGCCTTTAAAAATTTCAATTTAAAGGTATAATCTATTTTCTAATTTTAAAGCTAAAGTCAAAATTTTCATTTCGTATGTAATTTTATAATTCAAAATTGCTTTGAAAACATGGAGAGAAATTCTCTTAATTCTTTGGTTGTTTACCGAAAATCGCTGGCGCTTCGCGATATGAGCGAAGCTGTAGCCACTTATTTTTCACATAACAGGGAAAAACTGTCGTGGCGAAAAATTGATAGCTTTCGAGATGACATCACTGCATCATTGCTGAATGATGCTTCCCTCATTACCAAAGAGGTGGAGCAAGCGGCCCTGAGCAATTCCTATTCTGTACGGATGAGGAGCTTGACCTTCATCAACATCATGACACGAAATATCCTAGCCTACTGCAATGGTCTGGAACGTGACGGTGTCAAGGAAAAGGAATACCTCAACCTGCTCCGAAGGGAAATCAAAATATTCAGAACTTCCTTTAAAAAATGGAGAAAGTCCTTTCATAACAGAAACGACTAACACCCTTTTACATATTTCTTCTGTACTGCCCCCCAACCTGGAACAAGGCTTTGGTAATTTGTCCCAATGAACAATACTTGGTCACTTCCATCAATTTGTCGAAGATATTTTCATTGTTGATTGCAGTTTGCTGCAATTCCTTCAACTGCTTTTCGGCCCTAGCTTTTTCCCGTTGATGTAAATTTTGTAAGGTTTTGATTTGATTCTTCTTTTCTTCTTCAGTGGCCCTTATAACTTCTGCTGGCAAAATGGTGGGCGACCCTTTGGAACTTAAAAAGGTGTTTACCCCAATAATGGGATAGTCCCCGGAATGCTTCAAGGTTTCATAGTGCAAACTTTCTTCCTGAATTTTGGAACGTTGGTACATGGTTTCCATAGCACCCAACACACCGCCCCGTTCCGTAATTCGATCAAACTCCAACAGCACCGCTTCCTCCACTAAATCCGTAAGTTCTTCAATGATAAATGAACCCTGAATAGGATTTTCATTTTTGGCCAGTCCCAACTCCTTGTTAATAATCAATTGGATGGCCATGGCCCTCCGTACCGATTCTTCCGTAGGCGTGGTAATGGCCTCATCATAAGCATTGGTGTGCAAGGAATTGCAATTATCATAAATGGCATAAAGTGCTTGAAGTGTTGTCCTTATATCATTAAAATCGATTTCTTGGGCATGAAGGCTCCTCCCCGATGTCTGAATATGGTATTTGAGCATTTGGGCCCTGGGGTCCGCTTCGTATTTTTCCTTAAGTGCCTTCGCCCAAATTCTTCGGGCCACTCTACCGATAACCGCATATTCTGGGTCTACTCCGTTGGAAAAAAAGAAAGACAGGTTGGGACCAAATTTGTTGATGTCCATTCCCCGGCTTAAATAATACTCAACATAGGTAAATCCATTGGAAAGGGTAAAGGCCAATTGCGTGATGGGGTTTGCTCCTGCCTCAGCGATATGGTAGCCCGATATGGAAACCGAGTAGAAATTCCGAACCTGATGTTCAATGAAATATTCCTGCACATCCCCCATCAATTTCAAGGCAAACTCCGTGGAAAAAATACAAGTGTTCTGGGCTTGGTCCTCTTTTAAAATATCGGCTTGCACTGTACCTCGAACTTGTTTTAAGGTTTCTCCCTTGATTTTGGCATACACCTCTTGGGGCAACACTTGGTCTCCTGTAACACCTAGAAGCAACAAACCCAGTCCGTTGTTCCCTTCGGGAAGTTTACCAAAATAGGTAGGACGAGGTACATCTTTCTTTTTATACAGGATTTCAATCTTCTTTTCTACCTCACCTTCCAGATCATTTTCTTTGATGTACTTCTCACAATTTTGGTCAATGGCGGCATTCATAAAAAAGCCCAGCAACATGGGCGCCGGGCCATTGATGGTCATACTCACCGAGGTCATGGGATTGCTCAAATCAAATCCAGAATAGAGCTTTTTGGCATCATCCAAACAGCAAATGGATACTCCGGCATTTCCAATTTTTCCGTAAATATCAGGTCTGTGGTCTGGGTCGTTTCCGTAAAGGGTCACCGAATCAAATGCAGTGGACAATCGCTTGGCGGGCATATCTAAACTCACGTAGTGGAACCGCCGGTTGGTACGTTCCGGGCCGCCTTCACCCGCGAACATTCGGGTGGGATCCTCCCCTTCCCGTTTGAACGGATACAATCCGGCCGTGTAGGGAAATTCACCTGGTACATTTTCCTGTAATATCCACTGGAGAATATCACCCCACGCCTTGTACTTGGGCAAGGCCACTTTGGGTATCTGGCTATGGGACAAGGATTCCGTATGGGTTTTTATATTGACTTCACGGTTGCGTACCTTGAAGGAATACACATCGGATTTATACCGATTGACTTTTTCCTGCCATTTTAAAAGGGTATCCCAATTTTGGGGCAGCAAATTCATTTTGATTTTATCGAATTCCTTGATCAGCAAACCGGCCAAAGTCTTTTCTTCATCATTTTTGATTTTTGAAAAAACCGCATCCTCGTTCAAACCGGTTTTATCCAAAATAAGTTTCTCTGACTTTTCCGATTCCATGTCCAAAATGGAGGTTAGGGTAATGAAAATGCCATATAGCTGCTGTGCAATTTTGGATTGCTCCTCTGATTTGATATCATAAGAGCGATTGTTTTCTGCTATTTCAGATAAATAACGGGTCCGTGAAGGTGGAATAACATAGATTTTCTCCGCCATTTCCTCACTCACCTCAAAATGGGAAACCAAACTGGAGCCCGCTTTTTCCACCAACGTATCCATCACCTTTTTATAGAGGCTGTTCATTCCTGGGTCGTTGAACTGGGAGGCAATGGTGCCGTAAATAGGCAGATCATCTTCATTGGCATGCCACAATCCATGGTTGCGGGCATATTGTTTTTTAACATCGCGAAGGGCATCCAACGCTCCTCTTTTATCGAACTTATTGATGGCCACCAAATCCGCAAAATCCAGCATATCAATTTTCTCCAATTGCGTAGCCGCGCCAAACTCAGGGGTCATTACATAAAGCGACACATCACTGTGTTCCAAGATTTCAGTATCGGATTGCCCTATTCCTGAGGTTTCCAGGATTATCAGGTCGTATTGTGCCGCCTTGAGCACTTGGACCGCTTCGGAAACATGCTTGGACAAGGCCAAATTGGATTGACGCGTTGCCAAGGATCGCATGTACACCCGATCATTGTTGATGGAATTCATTCGGATTCGGTCTCCCAATAAAGCCCCTCCCGTCTTTCGTTTGGAGGGGTCCACGGAAATGATGCCCACATGTTTCTCGGGAAAATCAATTAAAAAACGGCGCACCAGTTCATCCACCAAACTTGATTTTCCAGCGCCCCCGGTACCTGTAATACCAAGAACCGGAACTGAACCTTGACCATTTTGAATCCCACTTTGATATTTTTCAAATGCTGAATGTCGGTTTTCAGCAAGGGAAATCAATCGAGCAATGGTATTTGAATCTTTATTTGCCAGTAAATCTTCCAACTTTTTCCCTTTCGGAACTTGTAAATCGGGAACCGCAGTATCGCATCGTTCCACCAAATCATTGATCATTCCCTGAAGTCCCATTTGCCTTCCGTCATCGGGGGAATAAATCCGTTCGATCCCGTAGTCCATCAACTCCTTGATTTCCTCTGGGAGAATTACACCGCCGCCGCCGCCAAAAATTTTGATGTGCCCCGCCCCTCTTTCCTGCAGCAAATCGAACATATATCTGAAGTACTCGTTATGCCCGCCTTGGTAGGAGGTCATGGCAATGGCGTTGGCATCCTCCTGAATGGCACAGTCCACCACCTCGGCAACACTCCTATCATGGCCCAAATGAATCACCTCAACCCCAGTGGCTTGAATGATACGTCTCATAATATTGATAGCCGCATCATGTCCGTCAAAAAGGGAAGCAGCTGTCACTATCCTGATTTTATGTTTGGGCTTGTAAGGTTTTAGT
Encoded here:
- a CDS encoding P-II family nitrogen regulator, with the translated sequence MKKVEAIIRKSKFDEVKKALHQIEVNFFSYWDVTGVGNEKQGHVYRGISYSTSDIQRRYLVIVVSDDFLDKTVNVLLDTAGTGNVGDGKIFVSDVIQAYRIRTKESGSAGIN
- a CDS encoding ammonium transporter gives rise to the protein MILQEQEAIDKAVEAITGDMGALWILIAGILVFFMQAGFTLVEVGFTRSKNSGNIIMKNLMDLAVGSVMFWAVGYGIMYGSGLVGGGFFRTSPAEQGYFFFSATDWYNLFFQTVFCATAATIVSGAIAGRTKFSTYLIFSALMTTLIYPISGSWYWPFDDDAWLNTAGFIDFAGSSVVHAVGGGAALVAAILVGPRIGKYVDGKPQAIPGHNMTFGALGVFILWLGWFGFNGGSQLAWGGDDTIAASSVIINTNLAAAIGAIGAMFFTWAKYGRADISMTLNGALAGLVGITAGCGAVNAWGALAIGLICGIVVVLSIEFIDKKLKIDDPVGAISVHGTCGFLGTALIGFFALDGGLFYGGGAKLLWVQTYGSLSYILWAALATFIVLFILKKTIGLRVSEKEEVEGLDIHEHGIEAYPEHISQDK
- a CDS encoding DUF1684 domain-containing protein; this translates as MKYPVLVFVLLILSCGRGKKYHDETTVEQPQSPLVADILDFQQELNESFKDPETSPLPDRYRKEFETLDFFEPDTSYVVKAKFVRTPDAVPFLNPTTTDRKTEEVVYGIAHFTLNGEEHQLEVYQSLGLLDQEGYEDYLFLPFLDDTNGNETYGGGRYIDLNIPEDDTLVIDFNKAYNPYCVYNKKYSCPLVPRQNYLRTNVRAGVKNFLKD
- a CDS encoding methylmalonyl-CoA mutase family protein, giving the protein MEQLKPYKPKHKIRIVTAASLFDGHDAAINIMRRIIQATGVEVIHLGHDRSVAEVVDCAIQEDANAIAMTSYQGGHNEYFRYMFDLLQERGAGHIKIFGGGGGVILPEEIKELMDYGIERIYSPDDGRQMGLQGMINDLVERCDTAVPDLQVPKGKKLEDLLANKDSNTIARLISLAENRHSAFEKYQSGIQNGQGSVPVLGITGTGGAGKSSLVDELVRRFLIDFPEKHVGIISVDPSKRKTGGALLGDRIRMNSINNDRVYMRSLATRQSNLALSKHVSEAVQVLKAAQYDLIILETSGIGQSDTEILEHSDVSLYVMTPEFGAATQLEKIDMLDFADLVAINKFDKRGALDALRDVKKQYARNHGLWHANEDDLPIYGTIASQFNDPGMNSLYKKVMDTLVEKAGSSLVSHFEVSEEMAEKIYVIPPSRTRYLSEIAENNRSYDIKSEEQSKIAQQLYGIFITLTSILDMESEKSEKLILDKTGLNEDAVFSKIKNDEEKTLAGLLIKEFDKIKMNLLPQNWDTLLKWQEKVNRYKSDVYSFKVRNREVNIKTHTESLSHSQIPKVALPKYKAWGDILQWILQENVPGEFPYTAGLYPFKREGEDPTRMFAGEGGPERTNRRFHYVSLDMPAKRLSTAFDSVTLYGNDPDHRPDIYGKIGNAGVSICCLDDAKKLYSGFDLSNPMTSVSMTINGPAPMLLGFFMNAAIDQNCEKYIKENDLEGEVEKKIEILYKKKDVPRPTYFGKLPEGNNGLGLLLLGVTGDQVLPQEVYAKIKGETLKQVRGTVQADILKEDQAQNTCIFSTEFALKLMGDVQEYFIEHQVRNFYSVSISGYHIAEAGANPITQLAFTLSNGFTYVEYYLSRGMDINKFGPNLSFFFSNGVDPEYAVIGRVARRIWAKALKEKYEADPRAQMLKYHIQTSGRSLHAQEIDFNDIRTTLQALYAIYDNCNSLHTNAYDEAITTPTEESVRRAMAIQLIINKELGLAKNENPIQGSFIIEELTDLVEEAVLLEFDRITERGGVLGAMETMYQRSKIQEESLHYETLKHSGDYPIIGVNTFLSSKGSPTILPAEVIRATEEEKKNQIKTLQNLHQREKARAEKQLKELQQTAINNENIFDKLMEVTKYCSLGQITKALFQVGGQYRRNM
- a CDS encoding Lrp/AsnC family transcriptional regulator, with amino-acid sequence MKIDALNWQILDHLQKNARESFSHIGREVGLTPPAVAERVKKMEDLGIIEGYGAKISYVKAGHQFKAIIMLRAFMGKLKPFLDKVKSLQEVVNCYRITGNENIIMEVVLRDQSHLEKFIDELIVYGECRTHIVLSNVVAHAPIKSGTQGK
- a CDS encoding DJ-1/PfpI family protein, whose protein sequence is MKNLLLSCIIIFLSACSEKKASEDNQKTIERRLPAIHPNRYNTAFLIMDGVYNTEFTAPFDIFQHTQYREGIKAMNTFSVANTLEPITSFEGIRILPDFDYTQDSIPKIDILVVPSAEHHLNTDLKDTVMLNFVKKVAKDALFVTSHCDGAFVLAKARLLDEVASTTFPSDVPTYKEMFPQLSVKDSVLFVHDGKFITSAGGAKSFEAALYLCEYLYGTEIAQSIAGGLVIDWNLEDVPKFIAQ
- a CDS encoding outer membrane beta-barrel protein, whose translation is MKTIINTNFVKKLAFAALALISVSAFAQEEEESPKFSFSGSVDAYYRSNLTAPNGEEAIAPGSSFANLDGFALGMANVIAAYEGEKVGFVADLVFGPRGTDAIFASPMYSATGDIVNQLYVYWNVSDAVTLTFGNFNTFLGYEVISPVANFNYSTSYLFSYGPFSHTGLKADFDLGSDWSAMLAVMNPTDLTELNGTGDYAVGAQLGYSGQFLNFLYSQGGFEVDYTGGFDLSEDFFLGINAAHFSAEDDGGSFTGVALYPQLATSETFTIGLRGEYFMTGDFFGDAASIGSDADGDASVLALTLTGSATIGDLILKPEIRLDSSSEDAFIDNDRMPTGSLASVLFAAIYSF